From one Streptomyces mobaraensis genomic stretch:
- a CDS encoding DUF2516 family protein codes for MLVQGFNTIWAFISLGLLVFATAAFVNAAVHRDDAYRAADKQNKGFWLIILGLAVAVNLFLGVWGFLPILGLVATIVYFVDVRPALKQVTGRGPRRRGSSSDGPYGPYNGGR; via the coding sequence ATGCTGGTACAGGGCTTCAACACGATCTGGGCCTTTATCTCCCTCGGCCTGCTGGTCTTCGCCACGGCCGCCTTCGTGAACGCGGCGGTCCACCGCGATGACGCCTACCGGGCCGCCGACAAGCAGAACAAGGGCTTCTGGCTGATCATCCTCGGCCTCGCCGTCGCCGTGAACCTGTTCCTGGGCGTGTGGGGCTTCCTGCCGATCCTGGGCCTGGTGGCCACGATCGTCTACTTCGTCGACGTCCGCCCGGCCCTGAAGCAGGTCACGGGCCGCGGCCCGCGCCGCCGGGGGTCGAGTTCCGACGGGCCGTACGGGCCGTACAACGGCGGCCGTTGA
- a CDS encoding PP2C family protein-serine/threonine phosphatase → MPVSAPGPVAPAAGPSDGGLTLLVIEDDPAGSLSMPEMADMTVVAGKPVRIRTARNLTEAERLLTHDVQCILLDLALPAAGEPAGGGPDAPRDELDTLRRVLRLAPRHAVLALTSENDAERAAEAVRVGAQDYLFRDELDGRVLSRAIRYAVERKRADLAQHQLTESRLRAQENARLERGLLPHPLLAGSGLRFAARYRPGRSRALLGGDFYDTVRTPDGTVHAMIGDVCGHGPDEAALGAELRIAWRALTLAGLHGGELLGVLQEVLEHERADEEIFATLCTLDIAPDGRSAALFLAGHPAPVLARPGEPPCLLPQDDGGPALGLLPEARWPRLEVALGDAWSLLMYTDGLIEGRVGGREGGARRLGQEGMVEMIARQMKEGLSGEELLDAAVTEVRALNGEELTDDLAVLLLDR, encoded by the coding sequence ATGCCCGTATCCGCACCCGGACCGGTGGCGCCCGCCGCCGGACCGTCCGACGGCGGGCTGACCCTGCTCGTGATCGAGGACGACCCGGCGGGGTCGCTCTCCATGCCCGAGATGGCCGACATGACCGTGGTGGCCGGCAAGCCGGTCCGCATCCGCACCGCCCGCAACCTCACCGAGGCGGAGCGGCTGCTCACCCACGACGTCCAGTGCATCCTCCTCGACCTCGCCCTGCCCGCCGCCGGGGAGCCCGCCGGCGGCGGCCCCGACGCGCCCCGCGACGAGCTGGACACCCTGCGCCGGGTGCTGCGCCTCGCCCCACGGCACGCCGTCCTCGCGCTGACCTCGGAGAACGACGCCGAGCGGGCCGCCGAGGCGGTCCGCGTCGGCGCGCAGGACTACCTCTTCCGCGACGAACTGGACGGCCGGGTGCTCAGCCGCGCCATCCGCTACGCCGTCGAACGCAAGCGCGCCGACCTGGCCCAGCACCAGCTCACCGAGTCACGGCTGCGCGCCCAGGAGAACGCCCGGCTGGAGCGCGGCCTGCTGCCCCACCCGCTGCTGGCCGGATCCGGCCTGCGGTTCGCCGCCCGCTACCGGCCGGGCCGCAGCCGCGCCCTGCTCGGCGGCGACTTCTACGACACGGTCCGGACGCCCGACGGCACCGTCCACGCGATGATCGGCGACGTCTGCGGGCACGGCCCGGATGAGGCGGCGCTCGGCGCCGAACTCCGGATAGCCTGGCGGGCGTTGACCCTCGCCGGGCTCCACGGCGGCGAGCTGCTCGGCGTCCTCCAGGAGGTCCTGGAGCACGAACGCGCCGACGAGGAGATCTTCGCGACCCTCTGCACGCTGGACATCGCGCCCGACGGCCGCTCGGCCGCCCTCTTCCTGGCCGGCCACCCGGCCCCGGTGCTGGCCCGCCCCGGCGAGCCGCCGTGCCTGCTGCCGCAGGACGACGGCGGCCCGGCCCTCGGCCTGCTGCCGGAGGCCCGCTGGCCGCGGCTGGAGGTGGCGCTCGGCGACGCCTGGAGCCTGCTGATGTACACCGACGGCCTGATAGAGGGACGGGTGGGCGGCCGGGAGGGCGGGGCGCGGCGGCTCGGGCAGGAGGGGATGGTCGAGATGATCGCCCGGCAGATGAAGGAAGGTCTGTCGGGTGAGGAGCTGCTGGACGCGGCCGTCACCGAGGTGCGGGCCCTGAACGGCGAGGAACTGACGGACGATCTGGCCGTGTTGCTGCTGGACCGCTAG
- a CDS encoding C40 family peptidase, whose translation MPVFRRVVVATAVVCAAVTAGAALPQAAWADPAPPAKSLEEVHQEVESLYRKAESATDAYNAANEQTRLQEKNVGDLTKQVSAAQERVKELKDRVGELARTQYRTGGLAPSTQLFMARSPEEFLDALDTTRRGQDATRRLLTETESAKAELEKYVKAADERWKRLKDERKKKDEAKKEIEARLDAAKKLESRLEEKERERLRQIEEEKARQAQRTWLASDALKGVSLKDAGSATEIGRRAVAFATAQIGKDYVWGAVGPDTYDCSGLTSRAWATAGLGIPRTSQEQWRQLPKVDVRDMRPGDLIIYFSDASHVAMYVGDGMMVHAPRPGRQVTMAGAGSMPILGVVRPGA comes from the coding sequence GTGCCGGTATTCCGCAGAGTGGTCGTCGCGACGGCCGTCGTCTGCGCCGCCGTGACCGCCGGCGCCGCGCTCCCGCAGGCCGCCTGGGCCGACCCGGCGCCGCCCGCGAAGAGCCTGGAAGAGGTCCACCAGGAGGTGGAGTCCCTGTACCGCAAGGCCGAGTCGGCCACGGACGCGTACAACGCGGCGAACGAGCAGACCCGGCTTCAGGAGAAGAACGTCGGCGACCTCACCAAGCAGGTCTCCGCCGCCCAGGAGCGGGTGAAGGAGCTCAAGGACCGCGTCGGCGAGCTGGCCCGCACCCAGTACCGCACCGGCGGACTGGCGCCGTCCACGCAGCTGTTCATGGCCCGCTCGCCCGAGGAGTTCCTCGACGCGCTCGACACCACCCGCCGGGGGCAGGACGCCACCCGCCGGCTGCTGACCGAGACGGAATCGGCCAAGGCCGAGCTGGAGAAGTACGTCAAGGCCGCCGACGAGCGCTGGAAGCGGCTCAAGGACGAGCGGAAGAAGAAGGACGAGGCGAAGAAGGAGATCGAGGCCCGCCTCGACGCCGCGAAGAAGCTGGAATCGCGCCTGGAGGAGAAGGAGCGCGAGCGGCTGCGGCAGATCGAGGAGGAGAAGGCCCGCCAGGCGCAGCGGACGTGGCTCGCCTCCGACGCCCTCAAGGGCGTCTCCCTCAAGGACGCCGGCTCGGCCACCGAGATCGGCCGCCGCGCGGTCGCGTTCGCCACCGCTCAGATAGGCAAGGACTACGTCTGGGGCGCCGTGGGCCCGGACACCTACGACTGCTCCGGCCTCACTTCCCGCGCCTGGGCGACGGCCGGCCTCGGGATACCGCGCACCTCGCAGGAGCAGTGGCGGCAGCTGCCCAAGGTCGACGTCCGGGACATGCGCCCCGGTGACCTCATCATCTACTTCTCGGACGCCAGCCACGTCGCGATGTACGTCGGCGACGGGATGATGGTGCACGCGCCGCGTCCCGGCCGGCAGGTGACGATGGCGGGGGCGGGGTCGATGCCGATCCTCGGGGTGGTCAGGCCGGGGGCGTGA